The region CGGTTGAACCAAAGAACTTCCACATATGTTTGTGCCTTATTATCAAAAAAGAAATGTATGTTTGTGCGTTGAGTTTATTTACCAAAATAAATGGCGTGCCAGACTTTCTTTGATTAATCCAATTGCAGTAGTTAATGTAACCAAACATATCAGTTCATAAGacgaagaaaaaaacatttgagTTCATCAAACCGTCTGAAAAATTGGACCGCATCCTCGAAAGACTTCTCGACCGTAATTAAGGTGATAaaactatatactttaaatgaAGAAATCAAATTAAAGATCAAATTAAAGACACAATTAATTGTATTCAATAGTtgataaatcaaaaaaaaataacaataaggCAACGCGCCTCGCACGCCCCAATACGCGACCTCAGAGGCGAAACCCTAGAAGAAAACTGCAGCTCCGTTCGACTCGCCGGTGTAGCTTTCGCCGGAGGGTCCCCACTGTTCTCGTTGTTTTCTTTCCTCCTCTCATCTCTTCTCCTTTAAACTGCCATGGATTCCACGAAAGAAATATTATTGTCGGATCTGTTGAACTCTAAAGACAAGATGTCTTCTCTAAGTGCTTCTGCGACACCAGTTTGATGAAAACAGAACACTTTCCTCCGGAAACGCTGTTGATGTTGAATCTGATGAGAAAGAAGTTACATCTCCAGATCCTAGATGGCCTTACCTCAACCGGTGGTCATCAAATCTGGGTATTGATGTTTCAACACATGCTGTGTCAGAGCTCACTCTACAGCATCCTCTGATTGTTACTACGGTTGAAAGGGAATCCAGTGCTTCTCCAGTTGAAGTGGGTTCTAGTGCTTCAGAGCTTATGCCGCCGCATCCTCCGACCGTGATTGAGAATGGTGAGGAAATCTCAACTGATTCAACCATATTAGCTCCTCCTGCAATAACTGTCAAAGAAACGGCTGAGCTCCATCCCGCTGGTTCACCGTCCCTCTCTCATGAACCCAATGTTGTTGTTGAGAAATCACCCGATAGAGTCATTGATCCCGCTGCCGAGCAAGAGGAAATGGAGCAAGAACCTGTTTTTGTTCAATCCTTGGGAGCTTGGGCGAAACCTCTTCACTTTTCCACCTCACCCACACCTCCGGAACCTGCAACTCCGACGCTTGGTATCTCAGAGGCCGTAAAAAGTCAAATAGCTTCTTTTTGGCCTTCAATCGGTGAAGTTACCACTACTGGTCGTAAGCATATGAAGGGGAAAGCTATGTTTCCAGAGAAAGCTATATCTAATCTTCCGGTTGTAAAAATTCCTCCCCCGGTACTTAAAGATGACGGAAGTCTTCGATTTCCTTGGGCTGCCCGTATGAATCAGTCTTCGAGAAATCTTTTCCGTGCTGCTGAGCCTACTTACCGTCTGGATGGAACTCCTCAGCTGACAATTCTTTCTAAGGTCCTTTGTTTAGGTCCTGAGAATAAGGAAGAATATATCATTGGTTAGTTCCATAGGTGTTCAAGTCCTCCTGGTGGTCTTATTCATGCGGTGTTGAATAGGTTATGGGGCCGAGAATGTAGGATAGCATGTAAGAAGTTGGGGAACTCTTCATTCTTAATCCATATTCCTCATGAAAACACACGCAAGTGGGTTATTCAACGGGGAGTTTGGCATGTTGATGATTGTCTCCTCTTTGTCGCCTTTGGAGTCCTGTAAACTCCCTAAAAATTCCTGAAATTTCTACTTTACCGGTTTGGGTGAATTTAAAGAATATCCCAGACTCGTGTTTCTCTAGATTAGGAATTAGTCATATAACTTCGGGTCTGGGAGAGCCTATGCTTACGCATAAACCTCGTTTAGACCCAACGACTATGGGAGAAGCTAAGATATTAGTTGAGGTTGAGTTAGATAAACCTTTTCTGAAACAGATTGCTCTAGATGATAAGCAAGGCAATATCTATCTAGTAGATGTCGAGTATACTTGGATCCCAAGTGCTTGTGAAAGATGTGGAGCACTTGGTCACAAGGAGAAGAGGTGTCTTCTGCCTTATAAACCACAAGATTCTGCTCCTGTGAAAGCTATTGTAACAAATGAAGATCCCTTTGGTGGAGATAGATAAGCTGCTACCAAACTCATCCACATTGGTGGGTGTTTTGGAGTCTGACTCGCACTTGACTCTTGCCCATCAAGAACACAAGATCACTACAAATGCTTTCTGTCACTGCACCTCTCGAGGTTCCAACTCCTACTACATTCACCCATTCGCATGAGGTACAATCTACTTC is a window of Raphanus sativus cultivar WK10039 unplaced genomic scaffold, ASM80110v3 Scaffold2576, whole genome shotgun sequence DNA encoding:
- the LOC108845272 gene encoding uncharacterized protein LOC108845272 codes for the protein MDLIGRFRVVQADVYSHRFDENRTLSSGNAVDVESDEKEVTSPDPRWPYLNRWSSNLGIDVSTHAVSELTLQHPLIVTTVERESSASPVEVGSSASELMPPHPPTVIENGEEISTDSTILAPPAITVKETAELHPAGSPSLSHEPNVVVEKSPDRVIDPAAEQEEMEQEPVFVQSLGAWAKPLHFSTSPTPPEPATPTLGISEAVKSQIASFWPSIGEVTTTGRKHMKGKAMFPEKAISNLPVVKIPPPVLKDDGSLRFPWAARMNQSSRNLFRAAEPTYRLDGTPQLTILSKNIPDSCFSRLGISHITSGLGEPMLTHKPRLDPTTMGEAKILVEVELDKPFLKQIALDDKQGNIYLVDVEYTWIPSACERCGALGHKEKRCLLPYKPQDSAPVKAIVTNEDPFGGDR